The Arachis duranensis cultivar V14167 chromosome 2, aradu.V14167.gnm2.J7QH, whole genome shotgun sequence genome has a window encoding:
- the LOC107474390 gene encoding uncharacterized protein LOC107474390 isoform X1 → MEPLEIDLVDIPDTPDRLTTRPGDQKHVRNPEKREKVFPAADEMKKLSNYIILSPSKAPYPSYNGPFFRKTQTEKTLGLGTAHSIGAEKMERGKTVSSRFPAKSSRHGPRSVLDFTEENENSQQLKPAFSHHGSRDKAVEDKKVTSAGNTSSRVVADSSTAFRDKMLPGPNISQERGKGIALPNDSHPPLNTEKQLSLPPQISTTPRVRGQKRLVRNGCISPYNIANRANQATIKDNHQTKEVEESHAVDLVSTNPISTISVEDIVAEERGCNRVKGKQVLIHPSSYGLNTGTVRMASSNPATDFEEGHSASNAVRNSLKISGGQDGWRTTHAHNSIDQHPYDVNGHNLRRSHDVGRFIARQNMNRMDRRDTHSSQSGKDAQGSSSDNAAQATSLTIREIDQLTVTHPATGTLSKRQKKRGSTSGNPGQSSSSSHNPVLNSEVVDLSPEPSYTNRFTEGLDDNDNDKARARQVEADERLARELQEQLYHDDIFEGRGQIDEHLALALQQEENLIRTSFDNHQTSNPMFPRANSQPRSRPHQNPSNRRRVPPQVPSSNRMSQLRSQLRSHIANRSRRPAISSRGRRPRFPVDMDLNMRLDILEALEDAVGDFADLGMGNDIFLAQHDFNEHDYEMLLALDEQNHRHTGASSNQINSLPESTIQNDNFAEACAICLETPGKGEIIRHLPCLHKFHKDCIDPWLHRKTSCPVCKSSIT, encoded by the exons ATGGAGCCTTTGGAAATTGATCTTGTGGATATTCCTGATACTCCAGATAGATTAACTACCAGGCCTGGTGATCAGAAACATGTTCGGAATCCTGAGAAGAGGGAGAAGGTCTTCCCTGCTGCTGATGAAATGAAGAAACTCAGCAACTATATAATACTTTCCCCATCAAAGGCACCTTATCCTTCTTATAATGGCCCCTTCTTCAGAAAAACTCAAACTGAGAAAACTTTAGGACTTGGGACAGCACACTCTATTGGTGCTGAAAAGATGGAGAGAGGGAAAACTGTAAGCTCTAGATTTCCTGCTAAATCATCTCGCCATGGACCTAGGTCTGTTTTAGATTTTACTGAAGAGAATGAGAACTCCCAACAGCTGAAACCAGCTTTCTCACATCATGGATCAAGAGATAAGGCTGTTGAAGATAAGAAAGTAACAAGCGCTGGAAACACTTCATCACGAGTTGTTGCTGATTCTTCTACTGCCTTCAGAGATAAAATGCTACCAGGTCCTAATATATCTCAGGAGCGTGGCAAGGGAATTGCACTGCCTAATGATTCTCATCCTCCACTAAACACTGAAAAGCAACTGTCTTTGCCCCCTCAAATTTCCACCACACCAAGAGTTAGAGGGCAGAAGAGATTGGTACGAAATGGGTGTATTTCACCATATAATATTGCAAATAGAGCAAATCAAGCAACTATAAAGGATAATCACCAAACCAAGGAAGTTGAAGAAAGTCATGCTGTGGATTTAGTTTCTACCAATCCAATTTCTACGATTAGTGTTGAAGATATAGTTGCTGAAGAGAGAGGCTGTAATAGAGTGAAGGGAAAGCAAGTACTTATTCATCCTTCATCATATGGTCTTAACACTGGAACTGTTCGCATGGCTAGCAG CAACCCTGCGACTGATTTTGAGGAGGGCCATTCAGCCAGTAATGCTGTAAGGAATTCACTTAAAATCTCTGGGGGACAAGATGGTTGGAGAACTACACATGCTCATAACAGCATTGATCAGCATCCTTATGATGTGAATGGGCATAATTTACGCAGAAGCCATGATGTTGGAAGATTTATTGCTAGACAAAATATGAACAGAATGGATAGAAGAGACACTCATAGCAGTCAAAGTGGCAAGGATGCACAAGGTTCTTCATCAGATAATGCAGCTCAAGCAACTTCACTGACAATTCGAGAGATAGATCAGTTGACTGTAACTCATCCTGCCACAGGCACACTGAGTAAAAGGCAAAAGAAACGTGGATCAACATCAGGAAATCCTGGGCAATCATCAAGCTCATCCCATAACCCTGTCTTGAATTCTGAAGTAGTAGACTTATCACCAGAACCCAGTTATACCAACAGATTTACTGAAGGCTTAGATGACAATGACAATGACAAAGCTCGAGCAAGGCAAGTAGAAGCAGATGAGAGATTGGCACGTGAACTCCAAGAACAACTGTATCATGATGATATTTTTGAAGGGAGAGGG CAGATTGATGAACATTTAGCCTTGGCACTGCAGCAAGAGGAGAATCTTATTCGTACTTCTTTTGATAATCACCAAACATCAAATCCT ATGTTTCCGAGGGCAAATAGTCAGCCTCGTTCACGGCCACATCAAAATCCTTCTAataggaggagagttccacctCAAGTTCCTTCCTCTAATAGAATGTCACAGTTGAGGTCACAGTTGAGGAGTCACATCGCAAATCGTTCCCGAAGACCAGCCATATCATCCAGAGGACGACGCCCCCGGTTTCCTGTGGATATGGACTTAAACATG AGGCTTGATATATTGGAAGCATTAGAGGATGCAGTAGGGGATTTTGCAGATTTAGGGATGGGTAATGACATCTTTCTTGCTCAACATGATTTCAATGA ACATGATTATGAAATGTTGTTGGCCCTTGATGAGCAAAACCACCGACATACTGGTGCATCCTCCAATCAGATCAATAGTTTGCCGGAGTCCACCATCCAG AATGACAACTTCGCAGAGGCCTGTGCAATATGCCTTGAGACCCCAGGCAAGGGTGAAATTATTCGCCATCTTCCCTGTTTGCACAAATTTCACAAAGAT TGTATTGATCCTTGGCTCCATAGGAAAACATCATGCCCGGTGTGCAAGTCATCTATCACCTAA
- the LOC107474390 gene encoding uncharacterized protein LOC107474390 isoform X2, translating to MEPLEIDLVDIPDTPDRLTTRPGDQKHVRNPEKREKVFPAADEMKKLSNYIILSPSKAPYPSYNGPFFRKTQTEKTLGLGTAHSIGAEKMERGKTVSSRFPAKSSRHGPRSVLDFTEENENSQQLKPAFSHHGSRDKAVEDKKVTSAGNTSSRVVADSSTAFRDKMLPGPNISQERGKGIALPNDSHPPLNTEKQLSLPPQISTTPRVRGQKRLVRNGCISPYNIANRANQATIKDNHQTKEVEESHAVDLVSTNPISTISVEDIVAEERGCNRVKGKQVLIHPSSYGLNTGTVRMASSNPATDFEEGHSASNAVRNSLKISGGQDGWRTTHAHNSIDQHPYDVNGHNLRRSHDVGRFIARQNMNRMDRRDTHSSQSGKDAQGSSSDNAAQATSLTIREIDQLTVTHPATGTLSKRQKKRGSTSGNPGQSSSSSHNPVLNSEVVDLSPEPSYTNRFTEGLDDNDNDKARARQVEADERLARELQEQLYHDDIFEGRGIDEHLALALQQEENLIRTSFDNHQTSNPMFPRANSQPRSRPHQNPSNRRRVPPQVPSSNRMSQLRSQLRSHIANRSRRPAISSRGRRPRFPVDMDLNMRLDILEALEDAVGDFADLGMGNDIFLAQHDFNEHDYEMLLALDEQNHRHTGASSNQINSLPESTIQNDNFAEACAICLETPGKGEIIRHLPCLHKFHKDCIDPWLHRKTSCPVCKSSIT from the exons ATGGAGCCTTTGGAAATTGATCTTGTGGATATTCCTGATACTCCAGATAGATTAACTACCAGGCCTGGTGATCAGAAACATGTTCGGAATCCTGAGAAGAGGGAGAAGGTCTTCCCTGCTGCTGATGAAATGAAGAAACTCAGCAACTATATAATACTTTCCCCATCAAAGGCACCTTATCCTTCTTATAATGGCCCCTTCTTCAGAAAAACTCAAACTGAGAAAACTTTAGGACTTGGGACAGCACACTCTATTGGTGCTGAAAAGATGGAGAGAGGGAAAACTGTAAGCTCTAGATTTCCTGCTAAATCATCTCGCCATGGACCTAGGTCTGTTTTAGATTTTACTGAAGAGAATGAGAACTCCCAACAGCTGAAACCAGCTTTCTCACATCATGGATCAAGAGATAAGGCTGTTGAAGATAAGAAAGTAACAAGCGCTGGAAACACTTCATCACGAGTTGTTGCTGATTCTTCTACTGCCTTCAGAGATAAAATGCTACCAGGTCCTAATATATCTCAGGAGCGTGGCAAGGGAATTGCACTGCCTAATGATTCTCATCCTCCACTAAACACTGAAAAGCAACTGTCTTTGCCCCCTCAAATTTCCACCACACCAAGAGTTAGAGGGCAGAAGAGATTGGTACGAAATGGGTGTATTTCACCATATAATATTGCAAATAGAGCAAATCAAGCAACTATAAAGGATAATCACCAAACCAAGGAAGTTGAAGAAAGTCATGCTGTGGATTTAGTTTCTACCAATCCAATTTCTACGATTAGTGTTGAAGATATAGTTGCTGAAGAGAGAGGCTGTAATAGAGTGAAGGGAAAGCAAGTACTTATTCATCCTTCATCATATGGTCTTAACACTGGAACTGTTCGCATGGCTAGCAG CAACCCTGCGACTGATTTTGAGGAGGGCCATTCAGCCAGTAATGCTGTAAGGAATTCACTTAAAATCTCTGGGGGACAAGATGGTTGGAGAACTACACATGCTCATAACAGCATTGATCAGCATCCTTATGATGTGAATGGGCATAATTTACGCAGAAGCCATGATGTTGGAAGATTTATTGCTAGACAAAATATGAACAGAATGGATAGAAGAGACACTCATAGCAGTCAAAGTGGCAAGGATGCACAAGGTTCTTCATCAGATAATGCAGCTCAAGCAACTTCACTGACAATTCGAGAGATAGATCAGTTGACTGTAACTCATCCTGCCACAGGCACACTGAGTAAAAGGCAAAAGAAACGTGGATCAACATCAGGAAATCCTGGGCAATCATCAAGCTCATCCCATAACCCTGTCTTGAATTCTGAAGTAGTAGACTTATCACCAGAACCCAGTTATACCAACAGATTTACTGAAGGCTTAGATGACAATGACAATGACAAAGCTCGAGCAAGGCAAGTAGAAGCAGATGAGAGATTGGCACGTGAACTCCAAGAACAACTGTATCATGATGATATTTTTGAAGGGAGAGGG ATTGATGAACATTTAGCCTTGGCACTGCAGCAAGAGGAGAATCTTATTCGTACTTCTTTTGATAATCACCAAACATCAAATCCT ATGTTTCCGAGGGCAAATAGTCAGCCTCGTTCACGGCCACATCAAAATCCTTCTAataggaggagagttccacctCAAGTTCCTTCCTCTAATAGAATGTCACAGTTGAGGTCACAGTTGAGGAGTCACATCGCAAATCGTTCCCGAAGACCAGCCATATCATCCAGAGGACGACGCCCCCGGTTTCCTGTGGATATGGACTTAAACATG AGGCTTGATATATTGGAAGCATTAGAGGATGCAGTAGGGGATTTTGCAGATTTAGGGATGGGTAATGACATCTTTCTTGCTCAACATGATTTCAATGA ACATGATTATGAAATGTTGTTGGCCCTTGATGAGCAAAACCACCGACATACTGGTGCATCCTCCAATCAGATCAATAGTTTGCCGGAGTCCACCATCCAG AATGACAACTTCGCAGAGGCCTGTGCAATATGCCTTGAGACCCCAGGCAAGGGTGAAATTATTCGCCATCTTCCCTGTTTGCACAAATTTCACAAAGAT TGTATTGATCCTTGGCTCCATAGGAAAACATCATGCCCGGTGTGCAAGTCATCTATCACCTAA